In a genomic window of Candidatus Zixiibacteriota bacterium:
- a CDS encoding archaemetzincin family Zn-dependent metalloprotease: MRSKVVVVPLGEVDFMLVNRLASAIGPIFNRSVDILKGMKMPPEAYHVSRNQYYAHVILAKLERTKANSREKVIAICEEDLYVPDETYVMGWGDGLSGTAVVSLYHIRQEFYGLPEDERKVYPRLYKEVVHQLGHLFDLSECRNPKCVNYYSQTMLDIDAKSEKFCDICRRQLTGMV; the protein is encoded by the coding sequence ATGCGATCAAAGGTTGTTGTCGTTCCGCTGGGCGAGGTTGATTTCATGTTAGTCAACCGTTTGGCGTCGGCCATCGGGCCCATTTTCAACCGCTCGGTTGACATCCTCAAGGGGATGAAAATGCCACCCGAGGCCTATCATGTCTCGCGGAACCAGTACTACGCCCACGTCATCCTGGCCAAGCTGGAGCGCACGAAAGCCAACAGCCGAGAAAAAGTGATTGCGATCTGTGAAGAAGACCTGTATGTACCGGACGAGACGTACGTCATGGGTTGGGGCGACGGGCTGTCCGGTACGGCGGTGGTGTCGTTGTATCATATCCGGCAGGAATTTTATGGCCTGCCGGAAGACGAGCGCAAGGTTTATCCCCGTCTGTACAAGGAAGTGGTTCACCAACTGGGCCACCTTTTCGACCTGTCGGAGTGTCGCAACCCCAAGTGTGTGAACTACTACAGCCAGACGATGCTGGACATCGATGCCAAGTCCGAAAAGTTCTGCGACATCTGCCGCCGCCAGCTTACCGGCATGGTTTAG